In Notolabrus celidotus isolate fNotCel1 chromosome 10, fNotCel1.pri, whole genome shotgun sequence, one DNA window encodes the following:
- the LOC117820214 gene encoding rho GTPase-activating protein 6-like isoform X2, with the protein MSAHGLLSSVFSCSLSPKIISKRKLRQTRSLDPVLMRHYGTEVEETPYKGDFTWNSVSGRSVGLKPVPLQSLSELERVRLQDVAFRRLLRDRDLGCHISIPKYGHKHKKSLRRKLDSLSKERSKDKETSPQAFGIPLSQVISNDRTHKQRHDPPREEHSDPTELMLSFLQLTSSLKRANKELSSSNSSLSSTSETPNESPLPSTPDTAPRTRRRGGVSVDCITDLDDNQSRLLEALQLSLPAEAAGTRKKRHDKKLSLNPIYRQVPRVLDLCCQYLEKYGLQTVGIFRIGSSRKRVRQLREEFDQGWEVQLDEEHSVHDVAALLKEFLRDMPDPLLTRDLYTAFINTILLDNSDQESAIQLLIFLLPPCNSDTLQRLLCLLSTVAAHAKDSLDNEGQEITGNKMTSLNLATIFGPNLLHKLKNSDKEFVVQSFARAEESSAVISVVQKMISAYDRLFMVPADLQNEVLMSLLETDPDVVDYLLRRMASQYSEPSLLRAQESFSLTDRCLSNDSIKASSGEVSPYDNNSPVLSDRLLCKHLEDSGPLTDRLSGQFKHSSWSKHGSGSTSPTLSTDKEASTENFWDTWHELFSRSLTGHHGTGSLGDVSECESYGSSEGLSSRQGNNKPAGPTQTSLGVLDNRPHLPVTRSSSGPHDQRGQRQQQSSLHQGLSGQSAAVSSDNLAERTGHPACLSLKTFKRHSSPSKVRPLRQSQKRTLVHRMGRPSGGIYGRYYQRRVQTPCRKPWCDTH; encoded by the exons ATGTCCGCTCACGGATTGTTGAGCAGTGTTTTCTCATGCTCGCTGAGCCCCAAAATCATTTCTAAGCGGAAACTGAGACAAACCAGGAGTTTGGACCCGGTGTTGATGCGACATTATGGGACAGAAGTTGAGGAGACGCCGTATAAG gGTGACTTCACCTGGAACAGCGTGTCAGGACGCAGCGTTGGCCTGAAGCCCGTCCCTCTGCAAAGCCTTTCAGAGTTGGAGAGGGTCCGTCTCCAGGATGTGGCCTTCAGGCGATTGCTTCGGGACCGCGACCTGGGCTGCCACATCAGCATCCCTAAAt ACGGCCATAAGCACAAGAAGTCGCTCAGGAGGAAGTTGGATTCGTTATCTAAGGAGAGGAGTAAAGACAAAG AGACTTCGCCCCAGGCATTTGGCATACCGCTGTCTCAGGTCATATCCAATGACCGCACACACAAGCAGAGGCACGACCCCCCACGGGAGGAGCACAGCGACCCCACCGAATTGATGCTATCCTTCCTCCAACTCACCTCCAGCTTAAAAAGGGCCAACAAGGAGCTCTCCAGCAGCAACTCATCCCTCAGCTCCACTTCTGAGACTCCTAATGAATCACCTCTGCCCAGCACACCAGACACAGCCCCGCGGACACGCAGGAGG GGTGGAGTATCTGTGGATTGCATCACAGACCTTGATGATAACCAGTCTCGCCTGTTGGAGgccctccagctctctctgccaGCAGAGGCGGCCGGCACCAGGAAGAAGCGGCATGACAAAAAACTCAGCCTCAACCCTATTTACAGACAGGTGCCCAGGGtcctggatctctgctgccaGTACCTGGAAAAATATG GTCTACAAACTGTTGGAATTTTCCGCATTGGGAGTTCCAGGAAGAGAGTACGACAG CTTCGTGAGGAGTTCGATCAGGGGTGGGAGGTACAGTTGGATGAGGAGCACAGTGTCCACGATGTAGCCGCATTGCTGAAAGAATTCCTCAGAGACATGCCCGACCCTCTGCTAACAAGAGACCTCTACACGGCTTTCATCAACACTATCT TGCTGGATAATTCAGACCAAGAGAGTGCCATCCAGCTTCTGATATTTCTGCTCCCTCCCTGTAACAGTGACACGCTGCAGCGCCTCCTCTGCTTGTTATCCACAGTGGCTGCACATGCTAAGGACAGCCTGGACAATGAAGGACAGGAG ATCACAGGAAACAAGATGACATCACTCAACTTAGCAACTATTTTCGGACCCAACCTCCTACACAAGCTAAAAAACTCTGACAAAGAGTTTGTAGTCCAGAGCTTTGCACGAGCAGAGGAGAGCTCAGCTGTCATCAGCGtggttcaaaaaatgatcaGTGCATATGATAGACTGTTTATG GTGCCTGCTGACCTGCAGAACGAGGTGCTGATGAGTCTGCTGGAGACGGATCCAGATGTTGTAGATTACTTACTGCGGAGGATGGCCTCTCAGTACTC agagcCAAGCCTTCTGAGAGCACAAGAGTCCTTCTCTCTGACTGACAGGTGCTTATCCAACGACTCCATCAAAGCATCCAGCGGAGAGGTGTCTCCCTATGACAACAACTCCCCTGTGCTGTCAGACCGGCTGCTTTGTAAACACTTAGAGGACAGCGGTCCACTCACAGACAGACTATCTGGACAGTTTAAACACAGCAGCTGGTCTAAACACGGATCAGGCAGCACCTCTCCAACACTTTCTACTGACAAAG AGGCCTCAACTGAGAATTTCTGGGACACCTGGCATGAGCTGTTCAGCAGGAGTTTAACCGGCCATCACGGCACTG GCTCCCTTGGAGACGTGTCGGAATGTGAGTCGTATGGATCATCCGAGGGGCTGAGCAGTCGCCAGGGTAACAACAAGCCTGCAGGACCAACACAAACCTCATTGGGCGTACTGGATAACAGACCACACCTCCCAGTGACTCGCAGCAGCAGTGGGCCTCACgaccagagaggacagagacaacAGCAATCATCATTACATCAGGGTCTGAGCGGCCAATCAGCAGCCGTCAGCTCCGACAACTTAGCAGAAAGGACAGGACACCCTGCATGCTTGTCATTAAAG ACCTTCAAACGCCACAGCAGTCCCAGCAAAGTCCGACCCCTCAGACAGTCACAGAAAAGAACACTGGTTCACCGAATGGGCCGCCCGAGCGGTGGCATATATGGCAGATACTATCAAAGGAGAGTGCAGACGCCCTGCCGGAAACCTTGGTGTGACACTCATTGA
- the LOC117820214 gene encoding rho GTPase-activating protein 6-like isoform X1, whose amino-acid sequence MSAHGLLSSVFSCSLSPKIISKRKLRQTRSLDPVLMRHYGTEVEETPYKGDFTWNSVSGRSVGLKPVPLQSLSELERVRLQDVAFRRLLRDRDLGCHISIPKYGHKHKKSLRRKLDSLSKERSKDKETSPQAFGIPLSQVISNDRTHKQRHDPPREEHSDPTELMLSFLQLTSSLKRANKELSSSNSSLSSTSETPNESPLPSTPDTAPRTRRRGGVSVDCITDLDDNQSRLLEALQLSLPAEAAGTRKKRHDKKLSLNPIYRQVPRVLDLCCQYLEKYGLQTVGIFRIGSSRKRVRQLREEFDQGWEVQLDEEHSVHDVAALLKEFLRDMPDPLLTRDLYTAFINTILLDNSDQESAIQLLIFLLPPCNSDTLQRLLCLLSTVAAHAKDSLDNEGQEITGNKMTSLNLATIFGPNLLHKLKNSDKEFVVQSFARAEESSAVISVVQKMISAYDRLFMVPADLQNEVLMSLLETDPDVVDYLLRRMASQYSEPSLLRAQESFSLTDRCLSNDSIKASSGEVSPYDNNSPVLSDRLLCKHLEDSGPLTDRLSGQFKHSSWSKHGSGSTSPTLSTDKEASTENFWDTWHELFSRSLTGHHGTGSLGDVSECESYGSSEGLSSRQGNNKPAGPTQTSLGVLDNRPHLPVTRSSSGPHDQRGQRQQQSSLHQGLSGQSAAVSSDNLAERTGHPACLSLKVRKDGLTPFHYSGQLRETHISHSTPSLFTCKPDLQTPQQSQQSPTPQTVTEKNTGSPNGPPERWHIWQILSKESADALPETLV is encoded by the exons ATGTCCGCTCACGGATTGTTGAGCAGTGTTTTCTCATGCTCGCTGAGCCCCAAAATCATTTCTAAGCGGAAACTGAGACAAACCAGGAGTTTGGACCCGGTGTTGATGCGACATTATGGGACAGAAGTTGAGGAGACGCCGTATAAG gGTGACTTCACCTGGAACAGCGTGTCAGGACGCAGCGTTGGCCTGAAGCCCGTCCCTCTGCAAAGCCTTTCAGAGTTGGAGAGGGTCCGTCTCCAGGATGTGGCCTTCAGGCGATTGCTTCGGGACCGCGACCTGGGCTGCCACATCAGCATCCCTAAAt ACGGCCATAAGCACAAGAAGTCGCTCAGGAGGAAGTTGGATTCGTTATCTAAGGAGAGGAGTAAAGACAAAG AGACTTCGCCCCAGGCATTTGGCATACCGCTGTCTCAGGTCATATCCAATGACCGCACACACAAGCAGAGGCACGACCCCCCACGGGAGGAGCACAGCGACCCCACCGAATTGATGCTATCCTTCCTCCAACTCACCTCCAGCTTAAAAAGGGCCAACAAGGAGCTCTCCAGCAGCAACTCATCCCTCAGCTCCACTTCTGAGACTCCTAATGAATCACCTCTGCCCAGCACACCAGACACAGCCCCGCGGACACGCAGGAGG GGTGGAGTATCTGTGGATTGCATCACAGACCTTGATGATAACCAGTCTCGCCTGTTGGAGgccctccagctctctctgccaGCAGAGGCGGCCGGCACCAGGAAGAAGCGGCATGACAAAAAACTCAGCCTCAACCCTATTTACAGACAGGTGCCCAGGGtcctggatctctgctgccaGTACCTGGAAAAATATG GTCTACAAACTGTTGGAATTTTCCGCATTGGGAGTTCCAGGAAGAGAGTACGACAG CTTCGTGAGGAGTTCGATCAGGGGTGGGAGGTACAGTTGGATGAGGAGCACAGTGTCCACGATGTAGCCGCATTGCTGAAAGAATTCCTCAGAGACATGCCCGACCCTCTGCTAACAAGAGACCTCTACACGGCTTTCATCAACACTATCT TGCTGGATAATTCAGACCAAGAGAGTGCCATCCAGCTTCTGATATTTCTGCTCCCTCCCTGTAACAGTGACACGCTGCAGCGCCTCCTCTGCTTGTTATCCACAGTGGCTGCACATGCTAAGGACAGCCTGGACAATGAAGGACAGGAG ATCACAGGAAACAAGATGACATCACTCAACTTAGCAACTATTTTCGGACCCAACCTCCTACACAAGCTAAAAAACTCTGACAAAGAGTTTGTAGTCCAGAGCTTTGCACGAGCAGAGGAGAGCTCAGCTGTCATCAGCGtggttcaaaaaatgatcaGTGCATATGATAGACTGTTTATG GTGCCTGCTGACCTGCAGAACGAGGTGCTGATGAGTCTGCTGGAGACGGATCCAGATGTTGTAGATTACTTACTGCGGAGGATGGCCTCTCAGTACTC agagcCAAGCCTTCTGAGAGCACAAGAGTCCTTCTCTCTGACTGACAGGTGCTTATCCAACGACTCCATCAAAGCATCCAGCGGAGAGGTGTCTCCCTATGACAACAACTCCCCTGTGCTGTCAGACCGGCTGCTTTGTAAACACTTAGAGGACAGCGGTCCACTCACAGACAGACTATCTGGACAGTTTAAACACAGCAGCTGGTCTAAACACGGATCAGGCAGCACCTCTCCAACACTTTCTACTGACAAAG AGGCCTCAACTGAGAATTTCTGGGACACCTGGCATGAGCTGTTCAGCAGGAGTTTAACCGGCCATCACGGCACTG GCTCCCTTGGAGACGTGTCGGAATGTGAGTCGTATGGATCATCCGAGGGGCTGAGCAGTCGCCAGGGTAACAACAAGCCTGCAGGACCAACACAAACCTCATTGGGCGTACTGGATAACAGACCACACCTCCCAGTGACTCGCAGCAGCAGTGGGCCTCACgaccagagaggacagagacaacAGCAATCATCATTACATCAGGGTCTGAGCGGCCAATCAGCAGCCGTCAGCTCCGACAACTTAGCAGAAAGGACAGGACACCCTGCATGCTTGTCATTAAAGGTCAGGAAGGATGGTTTGACTCCTTTTCACTACTCGGGACAGCTGAGGGAGACTCATATATCTCATTCCACACCCTCTCTTTTCACATGTAAGCCAGACCTTCAAACGCCACAGCAGTCCCAGCAAAGTCCGACCCCTCAGACAGTCACAGAAAAGAACACTGGTTCACCGAATGGGCCGCCCGAGCGGTGGCATATATGGCAGATACTATCAAAGGAGAGTGCAGACGCCCTGCCGGAAACCTTGGTGTGA